A single window of Vigna radiata var. radiata cultivar VC1973A chromosome 4, Vradiata_ver6, whole genome shotgun sequence DNA harbors:
- the LOC106758496 gene encoding probable xyloglucan galactosyltransferase GT15, with amino-acid sequence MDKPPLRMFFDNLRFVFLISFMFCFSLLLLDYYASVSDHGTEFILFHINGTNHAQRHTMPEPSNSSSIFNETGCCPEKEIHANQNDVSEIPAAQGEVHTRNNVGVVADPPSRNLDSCSGKYIYVHDLARRFNEDLLKGCHSLVRWFDMCPYMTNLGLGPKVIEKPKEKVLLKENWYATNQFSLEVIFHNTMKNYKCLTKDSSLASAIYVPYYAGLDVGQYLWGGFNVSTRDASPKELVKWLAQQPEWKRMWGRDHFIVGGRISWDFRRGTDINDDWGTKLMLLPEAKNMSILLIESAGSKENEFPIPYPTYFHPTKEREIFQWQKKMRNVKRPYLFSFAGAPRPDSNSLSSSIRNEIIKQCQSSRSCRFLNCHDSHHRNHCNDPVQVTKVFQSSVFCIQPPGDSFTRRSTFDSILAGCIPVFFDPNSAYNQYLWHLPKNGSSYSVYIPVTDVTQKRVMINETLSRVPKSEVLAMKKEIIRLIPRIIYRYPSSRLETVEDAFDISVKGILGRIEAIKRDTTKVNDSSS; translated from the coding sequence ATGGACAAGCCTCCCTTGAGGATGTTCTTTGATAACCTACGGTTTGTGTTTCTAATATCCTTTATGTTTTGTTTCTCATTGCTTCTCTTGGATTATTATGCGTCTGTCAGTGATCATGGCACAGAGTTTATACTTTTCCACATTAATGGTACAAACCATGCTCAGAGGCACACCATGCCTGAACCTTcaaattcttcttccatttttaatgAAACTGGCTGTTGTCCTGAGAAAGAAATCCATGCAAATCAAAATGATGTATCAGAAATTCCTGCAGCACAAGGTGAAGTTCATACGAGAAACAATGTTGGAGTTGTTGCAGATCCTCCCTCAAGAAATTTGGATTCTTGTTCAGGCAAATATATCTATGTTCATGATCTTGCTAGGAGGTTCAATGAGGATTTACTGAAGGGTTGTCACTCTCTCGTGAGGTGGTTTGATATGTGCCCTTACATGACCAACTTAGGCCTTGGACCTAAGGTTATTGAGAAACCAAAGGAGAAGGTTCTGCTGAAGGAAAACTGGTATGCAACTAACCAATTTTCACTTGAAGTTATTTTTCATAACACAATGAAGAACTACAAGTGCTTAACCAAGGATTCTTCTCTGGCTTCTGCTATATATGTGCCCTATTATGCTGGCCTTGATGTTGGTCAGTACCTTTGGGGTGGATTCAATGTTTCAACAAGAGATGCTTCACCAAAAGAACTAGTGAAATGGCTGGCACAACAACCAGAATGGAAAAGAATGTGGGGTAGGGATCATTTCATAGTTGGAGGGAGAATTAGTTGGGACTTTAGGAGAGGAACAGATATCAATGATGATTGGGGCACCAAACTAATGCTTTTGCCAGAAGCAAAAAACATGTCAATTTTGCTAATTGAATCTGCTGGTTCAAAGGAAAATGAGTTTCCTATCCCATATCCAACTTACTTTCATCCTACTAAGGAGAGGGAGATTTTTCAGTGgcagaagaaaatgagaaatgtGAAAAGGccttatttgttttcttttgcaggtGCTCCAAGGCCTGATTCTAATTCATTATCATCCTCAATCAGAAATGAGATAATCAAACAATGCCAATCTTCTAGGAGTTGCAGATTTCTAAATTGCCATGATAGTCATCATCGTAACCATTGCAATGATCCTGTGCAAGTGACAAAGGTGTTTCAAAGCTCAGTTTTCTGTATCCAGCCTCCAGGTGATTCATTCACTAGGAGATCAACTTTTGACTCAATTCTAGCTGGTTGCATTCCTGTTTTCTTTGATCCAAACTCAGCTTATAACCAATATTTGTGGCATTTACCCAAAAATGGTTCTAGCTACTCTGTATATATACCAGTAACAGATGTCACGCAGAAGAGGGTAATGATCAATGAGACATTGTCTAGAGTTCCAAAAAGTGAAGTGTTGGCTATGAAAAAGGAGATTATAAGGCTTATTCCAAGAATAATATATCGTTATCCAAGTTCTAGATTAGAGACCGTTGAAGATGCATTTGATATATCAGTTAAGGGAATTCTTGGTAGAATAGAAGCAATAAA